One window from the genome of Amycolatopsis sp. NBC_01480 encodes:
- a CDS encoding purine-cytosine permease family protein — MSGIDADVFGGRMPTGAGDFAIETRGITPIPEANRFGRPWRLASVWFAPNLTMTAVFTGTLGATLGLGFGTGLLVLLAGTVIGSLPVAYLSTWGPRTGTGQLPLARLPFRGGVVLPGLVQWLGSIAWDALVGLFGGEALAQLTGLPFWGAVLIVLVLQCALGVFGYAVIHRVQAVMSAVLVVAFVALAVKVVLDHPITYANSASGGDLAGGIVLFSTITLSLAISWAPYASDFSRYLPASTSPRGVFWFTMLGLTASYAIGESIGLALGTALGDQTAAGISTLLGGGLLGGLALLVIALAAVSSNAMNDYSGSLALQTVGVRLRRPVSAVLVTVLAFALILWMHSGDLASKFQNVLLVVSYWIPPFLGVVVPDWLRRTRPGRAVDVPAELTRPVRSWAALVAFVVGFGAAVPFMNTTVYTGPVAAALHGADLAYYAGFVVSLAVYLLLRGRRTPETSVLPD, encoded by the coding sequence GCGGATGCCCACGGGGGCCGGGGATTTCGCGATCGAGACGCGCGGGATCACGCCGATCCCGGAGGCGAACCGGTTCGGCCGGCCGTGGCGGCTGGCCAGTGTGTGGTTCGCGCCGAACCTGACCATGACGGCGGTGTTCACCGGCACCCTCGGCGCCACGCTGGGCCTGGGCTTCGGCACCGGGCTGCTGGTGCTGCTGGCCGGCACGGTGATCGGCTCGCTGCCCGTGGCGTACCTGTCGACCTGGGGCCCGCGCACGGGCACCGGGCAGCTGCCGCTCGCGAGGCTGCCGTTCCGCGGCGGGGTGGTGCTGCCCGGGCTGGTGCAGTGGCTCGGCTCGATCGCCTGGGACGCCTTGGTCGGGCTGTTCGGCGGTGAGGCGCTGGCCCAGCTGACCGGGCTGCCGTTCTGGGGCGCGGTGCTGATCGTGCTGGTGCTGCAATGCGCGCTCGGCGTGTTCGGTTACGCCGTGATCCACCGCGTGCAGGCCGTGATGAGCGCGGTGCTGGTGGTCGCCTTCGTCGCGCTCGCCGTGAAGGTCGTGCTCGACCACCCGATCACGTACGCGAACTCCGCGAGCGGCGGTGACCTCGCGGGCGGAATCGTGCTGTTCTCCACGATCACGCTCAGCCTGGCGATTTCCTGGGCGCCGTACGCGTCGGACTTCAGCCGCTACCTGCCCGCGTCGACGAGTCCGCGCGGGGTCTTCTGGTTCACGATGCTCGGCCTCACCGCCTCGTACGCGATCGGCGAGAGCATCGGGCTCGCGCTCGGCACGGCGCTGGGCGACCAGACCGCCGCGGGCATCTCGACGCTGCTGGGCGGCGGGTTGCTCGGCGGCCTCGCGTTGCTCGTCATCGCGCTGGCCGCGGTCTCCTCCAACGCGATGAACGACTACAGCGGCTCGCTCGCGCTGCAGACCGTCGGCGTCCGCCTGCGCCGCCCGGTGTCCGCGGTGCTGGTGACGGTGCTCGCGTTCGCGCTGATCCTGTGGATGCACAGCGGTGATCTGGCCTCGAAGTTCCAGAATGTGCTGCTGGTGGTGAGCTATTGGATCCCGCCGTTCCTCGGCGTGGTGGTGCCGGACTGGCTCCGCCGGACCCGGCCCGGCCGCGCGGTCGACGTCCCCGCCGAGCTGACGCGGCCGGTCCGCTCGTGGGCCGCGCTCGTCGCGTTCGTGGTCGGTTTCGGCGCCGCGGTCCCGTTCATGAACACGACTGTCTACACCGGACCCGTCGCGGCGGCGCTGCACGGCGCGGATTTGGCCTACTACGCGGGTTTTGTGGTTTCGCTCGCCGTGTATCTGCTACTGCGCGGACGTCGCACGCCGGAAACGAGTGTTCTGCCGGATTAG